The Candida albicans SC5314 chromosome 5, complete sequence genome includes a region encoding these proteins:
- a CDS encoding uncharacterized protein (Ortholog of S.pombe SPCC825.05c; a predicted splicing coactivator; transcription repressed in azole-resistant strain overexpressing CDR1 and CDR2; induced by benomyl treatment) — protein sequence MAYRLNPVDEDYVQAKVNKDKQNTTTKLSKIFNKNPTNYSNVKLEEFKPWITEEINKQLPDDDIVIDYIYELLQDYGNEPGREFPDILNLNLQLANFLGEKESKVFCKQLWSLILEASNEPDGIPAVFKEKKEKPTIVQKNEESESTQKTRTKKTNYNRSSSLVSNSDRKPRTVVNREYEHRYTTTTTPDSQHRYRSRTDRDRDESIYRRRH from the coding sequence ATGGCGTATAGATTAAATCCAGTCGATGAGGACTACGTACAGGCAAAGGtaaataaagataaacaGAATACAACCACCAAACTCctgaaaattttcaataaaaacCCCACAAATTATTCTAATGTTAAACTAGAGGAATTTAAACCTTGGATAACcgaagaaatcaataaacaATTACCTGACGATGACATAGTGATTGACTACATTTACGAATTGTTGCAAGACTATGGAAATGAACCAGGCAGGGAGTTTCCCGATATTTTGAATCTAAATTTACAATTGGCAAATTTCTTGGGAGAAAAGGAGTCAAAGGTGTTTTGCAAACAACTATGGTCCTTGATTCTAGAGGCATCGAACGAACCTGATGGTATTCCTGCAGTctttaaagaaaagaaggaaaaacCAACCATTGTCCAGAAGAATGAGGAATCCGAGTCCACACAAAAgacaagaacaaaaaagacaaaCTATAATAGAAGCTCTTCTCTTGTGTCCAACCTGGATAGGAAACCTCGAACAGTTGTCAACAGGGAATATGAACATCGATataccacaacaacaacaccagATTCCCAACACAGATACAGGTCTAGAACTGATAGAGATAGAGACGAATCAATATATAGAAGAAGGCATTAG
- the SNF1 gene encoding AMP-activated serine/threonine-protein kinase catalytic subunit (Essential protein; functional homolog of S. cerevisiae Snf1p regulator of sugar metabolism; constitutively expressed; Thr208 phosphorylation may have regulatory role; up-regulation associated with azole resistance; has polyhistidine tract), with product MSEQAQTQVSADQQQHQHNHHHHHHHHHHNENQSQQQVPIDPAANPANRIGRYQILKTLGEGSFGKVKLAQHLGTGQKVALKIINRKTLAKSDMQGRVEREISYLRLLRHPHIIKLYDVIKSKDEIIMVIEFAGKELFDYIVQRGKMPEDEARRFFQQIIAAVEYCHRHKIVHRDLKPENLLLDDQLNVKIADFGLSNIMTDGNFLKTSCGSPNYAAPEVISGKLYAGPEVDVWSAGVILYVMLCGRLPFDDEFIPALFKKISNGVYTLPNYLSAGAKHLLTRMLVVNPLNRITIHEIMEDEWFKQDMPDYLLPPDLSKNKNSKIDVDEDVIRALSVTMGYDRDEIVNVIEKANKQVAAGNSSSQQSKSSNEILDAYLLMKENHALVKDLKKSKSENIESFLSQSPPPSPFPNAGSTSSAPGVQQSLTYQTLATVPDLSTLPNSTIAILPTSLPSIHRAYMAETKQNGDPSQQHAPPPTKKSKTRWHFGIRSRSYPLDVMGEIYRALKNLGAEWAKPTEEELWTIRVRWKYDTSAQFECGSAPNLMKMQIQLFQLEPNNYLVDFKFDGWESAHGNAGTDSPQSHRQQDLDEVGSFSAYPFLHLATRLIMELAVNSQSG from the coding sequence ATGTCAGAGCAAGCCCAAACTCAGGTCTCTGCTGATCAACAGCAACACCAACAtaatcaccaccaccatcatcatcatcaccatcataATGAAAATCAATCGCAACAGCAAGTTCCGATCGACCCCGCTGCAAATCCAGCAAATAGAATAGGGCGGTATCAAATTCTCAAGACATTAGGTGAAGGGTCATTTGGTAAAGTGAAATTGGCTCAACACTTGGGCACAGGTCAAAAAGTTGCTttgaaaatcattaatCGTAAAACATTAGCCAAGTCTGACATGCAGGGTCGTGTTGAAAGAGAGATTTCATATTTAAGATTATTGAGACACCCACATATCATTAAATTATACGATGTCATAAAATCCAAAGATGAAATCATTATGGTTATTGAATTTGCCGGTaaagaattgtttgattatattgttCAAAGAGGTAAAATGCCAGAAGACGAAGCCAGAAGATTTTTCCAACAAATTATTGCTGCTGTAGAGTATTGCCATCGTCACAAAATTGTCCATCGTGATTTAAAGCCAGAAAACTTATTGTTAGACGACCAGTTGAATGTTAAAATTGCTGATTTTGGGTTATCCAATATCATGACCGATGGTAATTTCTTAAAGACATCTTGTGGATCTCCTAATTATGCCGCTCCGGAAGTTATTTCTGGTAAGTTGTATGCTGGTCCAGAAGTTGATGTTTGGTCAGCAGGGGTTATTTTGTATGTCATGTTGTGTGGTAGATTACCATTCGATGACGAGTTCATCCCCGCCTTATTTAAAAAGATCAGTAATGGTGTTTACACTTTGCCTAATTATTTGAGTGCTGGAGCTAAGCATTTGTTGACAAGAATGCTTGTTGTTAACCCATTGAACAGAATCACCATCCATGAAATTATGGAAGATGAATGGTTTAAACAAGATATGCCAGATTATTTGTTACCGCCAGATTTATccaaaaacaagaatagCAAGATTGACGTTGACGAAGATGTTATCCGTGCATTATCGGTGACGATGGGATATGACCGTGATGAAATCGTTAATGTAATTGAAAAGGCAAACAAACAAGTTGCTGCAGGAAACTCATCGTCTCAGCAATCGAAATCAAGTAATGAGATATTAGATGCctatttattaatgaaagaGAATCATGCATTGGTGAAAGACTTGAAAAAGAGTAAATCAGAAAACATTGAATCATTCTTATCCCAATCTCCACCACCAAGTCCATTCCCTAACGCAGGATCAACAAGCTCGGCTCCTGGTGTGCAGCAATCTTTAACTTATCAAACATTAGCTACAGTGCCTGACTTGTCAACGTTACCAAATTCGACCATTGCCATATTACCAACCAGTTTGCCTTCGATACATCGAGCCTATATGGCCGAAACTAAACAGAATGGTGATCCTCTGCAACAACATGCTCCTCCTCCAACTAAGAAACTGAAAACAAGATGGCATTTTGGAATCAGATCAAGATCATATCCTCTAGATGTAATGGGAGAAATTTATCGTGCCTTAAAGAATTTGGGCGCGGAATGGGCCAAGCctactgaagaagaattatgGACAATAAGAGTAAGATGGAAATATGACACTAGTGCACAATTTGAATGTGGTAGTGCaccaaatttgatgaagatgcAAATCCAATTATTCCAATTGGAACCAAATAACTATTTagttgatttcaaatttgatgGTTGGGAACTGGCACATGGAAATGCAGGTACCGATTCTCCTCAAAGTCACAGACAACAAGACCTAGATGAAGTTGGGTCATTCTCTGCTTATCCTTTCTTACATTTAGCTACTAGATTAATTATGGAATTAGCCGTAAATAGTCAAAGTGGATAA
- the HST3 gene encoding NAD-dependent histone deacetylase (Histone H3K56 deacetylase; reduced copy number increases opaque cell formation; repressed by MMS, hydroxyurea and high-levels of hydrogen peroxide; Hap43p-induced; ectopic expression blocks genotoxin-induced switching; nicotinamide target) — MISIDLLDNSGTSMPADTSIKLHEVIKFISKSKKMTVLTGAGISCNAGIPDFRSSDGLYNMVKAKHPKAVVRGQDLFDISLFRDEMSLSVFCTFMESLYKSSLNAKPTETHKFIKILKDKNKLLRCYTQNIDCIEQHINLKLGINLQEFDNNKFKQVWNQLDVVQLHGNLHKLSCTNCFSQFNWNEEFQTLLANGLNPECSKCMDKYQQRLYSGKRLTGQTIGLLRPDIVLYGEHHPQMEILTQGLNSDLKSRPDCLIIMGTSLKVAGVKSLVKSLSKIIHNKGGKVIYVNKTKLSASSWKNYIDYEVVSDCDEFVRMLKTEIPDLFLTQEQLDSEKLNQVAVKGSSLNKPIVKPEAKVKIEPGIKQEDAIQYSPEREVTIKQEVNIKQEPIVKREVESVSVKEEPIPTPPTTPHKPKQATKLKRKSPDEISANEVHSRVKRLRPRNDQLSSPASSINGSEEEEEEDEPVAKVLFENARKGITLDQH, encoded by the coding sequence ATGATACTGATTGACTTACTTGACAATTCAGGCACTAGTATGCCAGCTGACACCTCGATAAAGCTACATGAGGtgatcaaatttatatCTAAAAGTAAGAAAATGACTGTTCTTACTGGAGCAGGAATATCATGTAATGCGGGAATACCCGATTTCCGTTCATCAGATGGATTATATAACATGGTGAAAGCCAAACACCCCAAAGCAGTCGTCAGAGGTCAAGACTTGTTTGATATTTCTCTATTCCGAGATGAAATGTCTCTTTCTGTATTTTGCACCTTTATGGAATCATTATACAAATCATCATTGAATGCTAAACCAACAGAGACtcataaatttattaaaatattaaaagataaaaacAAGTTATTGAGATGCTATACCCAAAACATTGATTGCATAGAGCAACATATTAATTTAAAACTAGGTATAAATTTGCAAGAGtttgataataacaaattCAAGCAAGTTTGGAACCAATTAGATGTTGTACAGTTACATGGGAACTTACACAAATTGTCATGTACTAATTGTTTCAGtcaattcaattggaaCGAGGAATTCCAAACCTTGTTAGCCAATGGGCTCAATCCAGAATGCTCTAAATGCATGGACAAATACCAACAAAGATTATACCTGGGCAAAAGACTAACAGGACAAACAATTGGGTTATTAAGACCTGATATTGTATTGTATGGAGAACATCACCCTCAAATGGAAATTTTGACGCAAGGGTTAAATTCTGATTTGAAAAGCAGACCTGattgtttgattattatGGGGACCAGTTTAAAAGTTGCTGGTGTCAAGTCATTGGTTAAAAGTCTAAGCAAAATTATCCATAACAAAGGTGGGAAAGTGATATATGTGaataaaactaaactaaGTGCAAGCTCATGGAAgaattatattgattaCGAAGTGGTGTCAGATTGTGATGAGTTTGTCAGAATGTTGAAAACGGAGATTCctgatttgtttttgacGCAAGAACAGTTGGATTCAGAGAAATTGAACCAAGTTGCTGTTAAGGGCAGCAGTTTGAACAAGCCAATAGTCAAACCAGAAGCTAAAGTCAAGATTGAACCAGGAATTAAACAAGAAGACGCTATACAATATTCACCTGAGAGAGAGGTAACAATTAAACAAGAGGTAAATATCAAGCAAGAGCCAATAGTCAAACGAGAGGTTGAGAGTGTGAGTGTCAAAGAAGAGCCAATTCCCACACCGCCTACAACTCCACacaaaccaaaacaagcaactaaactaaaaagaaagctgCCTGATGAAATCAGTGCCAATGAAGTCCATTCAAGAGTTAAAAGACTACGTCCAAGAAATGATCAATTAAGCTCTCCTGCTTCTTCCATAAATGGAAgcgaagaagaagaagaagaggatgAACCTGTGGCTAAAGTGCTATTTGAAAATGCTAGAAAAGGAATTACTTTGGATCAGCATTAA
- a CDS encoding uncharacterized protein (Ortholog(s) have role in peroxisome organization and peroxisomal membrane localization), whose product MEQVSSILSNILSVEEGTTQSHPQSKTSSNRSSIDESSETLSKKPQRRSKDFDFSSFWKTSDKEQDTTNGEDRKNDFETIGDKTSKKTLSNSLESEGNATTIPLPAPSSSSSAQYMADKLMEKVISMMISNEVVDEQTSKILQDRIEMQKQRPPLSIALMQNNSNELHRRNSDMYIFIDHVQKFFSWQDPFYTVAWLLIITHLILNPYLFTVLPLVQLITSTLVPHYLMIYPPDGVANQEYLEVNPKPSDKPLNLYKVPKPVPLFSREFFMNFTDTQNFMTLNIKLFDFTVWLTSDYLYFKNEQITSGIYVICIAMIFGNLYLLPYIVPFLLNHFIIVQLYFIFNIWAITAILHPYPRGLLLEWIYKEDTRLNVQHFVNKIEDKLTKFIVKTPTLEQSITNTDLQHTTKDIGSSNEILEDNDTKYVEIYELQKLNTKNKMWEAVGFTPNFYTTNDVIRRYNSAIQELEQNDKSHTHSNEDPQEPHKLPLLKRDTLSEISPPQNYKFIPSEKWKIDYDISTWVENNLIQDLVIIDDDEKWAYDVITETNQDQKQEIEGKQLDKAINEMTMNEIEKFTDLTKSTEFFRRRRWIRKVTRMNYKDLKEESVPISSISAWV is encoded by the coding sequence atgGAACAGGTGTCGTCTATTTTAAGTAACATATTATCAGTAGAAGAGGGGACAACACAATCACATCCACAATCCAAAACACTGCTGAATCGTAGTTCAATTGATGAGTCCCTGGAAACATTATCAAAGAAACCACAGCGAAGATCCaaagattttgatttttcttcattttgGAAAACAAGTGATAAAGAACAAGATACAACTAATGGCGAAGACAgaaaaaatgattttgaaactaTTGGAGATAAGACATCAAAGAAAACACTATCCAACTCCTTAGAGCTGGAAGGCAATGCCACTACTATACCATTACCAGCCCCAAGTTCGTCTTCATCAGCACAATATATGGCAGATAAGTTAATGGAGAAAGTGATTTcaatgatgatttcaaatgaaGTGGTTGATGAACAAACAAGCAAGATTCTTCAAGACCGAATAGAAATGCAGAAACAACGTCCGCCATTGAGTATTGCCTTGATGCAGAATAACAGTAATGAGTTACACCGACGCAATTCCGATATGtatattttcattgatcATGTACAAAAGTTTTTCAGTTGGCAGGATCCTTTCTATACAGTGGCATGGTTGTTAATTATTActcatttaattttgaatcCATATTTATTTACTGTTTTGCCATTAGTTCAATTGATCACTTCAACATTGGTGCCacattatttaatgatttatccACCAGATGGTGTTGCCAATCAAGAATATTTGGAGGTAAACCCAAAACCTTCAGACAAGCCATTGAATTTATACAAGGTACCTAAACCTGTTCCCTTGTTTTCTCGTGAATTTTTCATGAATTTCACAGACACCCAAAATTTTATGACTTTGaatatcaaattgtttgattttacAGTATGGTTAACATCggattatttatatttcaaaaacgAACAAATCACATCGGGAATATATGTGATTTGCATAGCTATGATATTTGGGAACCTATATTTATTGCCATATATTGTTCCATTCCTATTGAATCATTTTATAATTGTACAActatatttcatttttaatatcTGGGCAATCACAGCAATTTTACATCCTTATCCACGAGGATTGTTATTAGAATGGATCTATAAAGAAGACACGAGGTTGAACGTACAACattttgttaataaaaTAGAAGATAAGTTGACTAAGTTTATTGTGAAAACCCCCACATTGGAACAATCCATAACAAACACGGATTTACAACATACAACTAAAGATATTGGATCAAGTAACGAAATTTTGGAAGATAATGATACTAAATATGTTGAGATATATGAACTACAAAAGTTGAATACTAAGAATAAAATGTGGGAAGCTGTTGGATTTACACCTAATTTTTATACTACAAACGATGTGATTCGAAGATATAACAGTGCCATACAAGAATTAGAACAGAATGATAAATCGCATACACATTCTAATGAGGACCCGCAAGAACCTCACAAATTACCTTTGCTTAAACGAGATACACTCTCTGAGATTAGTCCACCACAGAACTACAAGTTCATCCCATCagaaaaatggaaaataGATTACGATATTAGTACTTGGGtagaaaataatttaattcaagATCTTGTTATTATAGATGACGATGAAAAATGGGCATATGATGTGATCACTGAAACAAATCAAGACCAAAAACAGGAAATAGAGGGGAAACAACTCGATAAGGCAATCAATGAAATGACTATGAATGAAATTGAGAAATTTACAGATTTAACAAAAAGTACAGAGTTCTTccgaagaagaagatggaTTCGAAAAGTGACAAGAATGAATTATAAAGATCTTAAAGAGGAATCGGTGCCAATAAGTTCTATTAGTGCTTGGGTATAA
- the CFL4 gene encoding ferric/cupric-chelate reductase (C-terminus similar to ferric reductases; induced in low iron; Sfu1-repressed; ciclopirox olamine induced; colony morphology-related gene regulation by Ssn6; Hap43-repressed; Sef1-regulated) — protein sequence MNLVIAYFLSWVFFATSVKAGKNAKFQLYGDITYFYTCNLQISSSVSYCATPYNATCLCANKNALATYAGCLAFDNRNTTTAVNYMMNYCEENGNVTVEKDWYEKSYQYFLSNAKTEKEIPNFNKTIPIDVPFKLDEAEMKLYERAYKQFLGNYDDSLYYGAGILGYWLLIMCIGAIVNWGKVMFPSLTKKLTSKPINLWRQYVSMPATFRKKKAEELRIFKFFDSLIPSRFESIVIFLFYIVVLMIHAMNMHYVDGDPVFENNKYNSQARNVADRTGITGTIMMPLVFLFSSRNNFLQWLTGWNYSTFVTYHRHIARVMFILIALHSILFTVLLRDDMSEFSETYMIWGVLATVSGGIILFQAMLFFRRRWYEIFLLIHILFAALYVAGTWIHVDELGYVWFVYPAVAVWCADRVVRIARLVIFGFPKARVSLLADDTIKVEIPKPSYWKTIPGGHAFIHFLKPTYFWQSHPFTFVESPADTHIILYCKVKGGITHSLYQLLVRSPGQAITMRVGVEGPYGEPTPARYADTAVFIAGGNGIPGIYSEVMDMTRRMPNETKNAMKLYWIIRDYKSLEWFNDELTLLGNTNIETTIYVTKPDLSNLLTGDGSDDTSSKKESDSQDMNLESKESLQGVDLVKSRFSHITFKEGRPSIEDIVDLEIKESNGSVAFVACGHPAMVDETRYFCSRNVDNPQKKRVDFYEQVQVWT from the coding sequence ATGAATCTCGTAATTGCTTACTTTTTGAGTTGGGTCTTTTTCGCAACAAGTGTCAAGGCAGGTAAAAATGCCAAATTCCAACTTTATGGTGATATCACATACTTTTATACCTGTAACCTTCAAATAAGTCTGTCAGTTTCCTATTGTGCAACTCCATATAATGCTACCTGTTTATGTGCCAATAAAAACGCTTTAGCTACATACGCTGGTTGTTTGGCCTTTGATAATCGAAACACAACTACAGCCGTAAATTATATGATGAATTACTGTGAAGAAAATGGTAATGTCActgttgaaaaagattgGTATGAGAAATCGTaccaatattttctttctaatgccaaaactgaaaaagaaatccccaatttcaataaaactATCCCCATTGATGTGCCATTCAAACTTGATGAAGCTGAAATGAAACTATATGAAAGAGCCTATAAACAGTTTTTGGGTAACTATGATGATTCCTTGTATTATGGAGCAGGTATTTTGGGTTATTGGTTATTAATTATGTGTATTGGGGCTATTGTCAATTGGGGTAAAGTTATGTTTCCAAGTTTGACCAAGAAACTAACTTCAAAACCTATTAACTTGTGGAGACAATACGTTTCCATGCCAGCAACTTTCCGCAAAAAGAAAGCTGAAGAGCTTAGaatctttaaattttttgattctttaatTCCATCAAGATTTGAGTCAATCGTTATTTTTCTATTCTATATTGTGGTATTGATGATCCATGCCATGAACATGCATTATGTTGATGGTGATCCAGtgtttgaaaataataaatataattcaCAAGCAAGAAATGTTGCTGATAGAACAGGTATCACTGGAACGATAATGATGCCAttagtttttcttttttcaagcAGAAACAATTTCTTGCAATGGTTGACAGGTTGGAATTATAGTACTTTTGTCACTTATCATCGTCACATTGCCAGAGTCatgtttattttgattgCCTTGCATTCTATTCTTTTCACTGTCTTATTACGTGATGATATGAGTGAGTTTTCTGAAACATATATGATTTGGGGTGTTCTTGCTACTGTTTCTGGTGGGATCATTTTATTCCAAGCAATGTTATTTTTCAGAAGACGTTGGTACGAGATATTTTTGCTTATTCATATATTATTTGCTGCATTATATGTTGCCGGTACTTGGATTcatgttgatgaattagGGTACGTTTGGTTTGTGTATCCTGCTGTTGCCGTATGGTGTGCTGATAGAGTAGTTAGAATTGCTAGATTGGTGATATTTGGTTTCCCTAAAGCCCGAGTCTCATTATTAGCAGACGACACTATAAAAGTGGAAATTCCTAAACCAAGCTACTGGAAAACTATACCCGGTGGTCATgcatttattcattttttgaaaCCTACATATTTCTGGCAAAGTCATCCATTCACTTTTGTGGAATCGCCAGCTGATACTCATATTATTTTGTACTGTAAAGTCAAAGGAGGTATCACCCACAGTTTATACCAATTGTTAGTACGCAGCCCTGGACAAGCCATTACCATGAGAGTAGGAGTCGAAGGCCCTTACGGAGAACCAACTCCTGCTAGATATGCCGATACTGCTGTTTTCATTGCTGGAGGTAATGGTATTCCTGGTATTTATTCAGAGGTTATGGATATGACTCGTAGAATGCCAAATGAAACCAAGAACGCTATGAAGTTGTACTGGATTATTCGTGACTACAAATCATTAGAATGGTTTAACGATGAGCTTACTTTGTTAGGAAACACAAACattgaaacaacaatttacGTTACCAAGCCTGATTTATCTAATTTGTTAACTGGTGATGGTAGTGACGATACTAGTTCCAAAAAGGAATCAGATAGTCAAGATATGAATCTCGAGAGTAAAGAGTCGTTGCAAGGTGTTGACTTGGTCAAATCTAGATTTTCACATATCACGTTTAAGGAGGGAAGACCAAGCATTGAAGACATAGTTGACTtagaaattaaagaatcaAATGGATCTGTTGCTTTTGTTGCTTGTGGACATCCAGCTATGGTTGATGAGACTCGTTACTTTTGTTCAAGAAATGTTGACAACCctcaaaagaaaagagtTGACTTTTATGAACAAGTTCAAGTTTGGACCTAG